The Hornefia porci genome contains the following window.
GCCTTCCGAGCAGGCTGAGTTTCCGTAGGACGGATCAGTATACAGCCATCCGGCTTCCGGAATCCAGAACATTGCCCAGTCATGCTCCCCGACATGCTCAGGGGAAGCGATGAGTCCGGACTGCCAGCGGGCGGGAATCCCGCTGATCCGGCACAGCGCGATGAAGAGTATCGCCTGCACGCCGCAGTCTCCGCGCAGCGATGCCGCCGCAGATTCCGCGATGCTCTCGACCGCGAAATAATCACGCATAAAGCGATATTCCATCCGGGTTGTCACAAAATCATAAATCAGTCTCGCCCTGCTCAGCGGCGAATATTCATCTCCGCAGATCTCGTCTGAAAGAGCTTTCAGATATGGAGAGAAAATGATATGCGGGAGCTTCTCCGCAAGATAGGGTTTAACATTCTCCGGATATTCGATTATCCCCTGCCCCGGCACGCTGAGTCTGTAATCATCCGCTGTGCCTGTCGGCGGGACCAGCGCGATTCCGTCTGTGATTCTGCCGAGCGTTTCCATGTCGGTAACGGGATATGTCGTGGTCAGCGAATATTCGATTTCAAAGGTCATGCCCTGTGCGGCCGTATCCCGGAAGCAGACCGTCGGCTGCAGCTCGTCTTCTTCCGGAAGCCTGGCCGGTTTCTGTGAAGACCGGATCAAACGGACATCACTGATTTCCGTAGTCTCATGCGGGAAAGGCATATGAACCAGCAGAGGTTCTCCCTCCCGGACGTCTTCGCCGTCGATTCGAATACTGTGTATGATATGGATATGCGCCGCCAGGCAATTCGCCGTGCCGGATTTTTCAACGCATTCGTCCTTCAGCCGGGAATTCTCCTCCGGTCTGCGGGCACGTCTGCGGTATTCCGGATAGGTTTCCAGCAGCGTACCGCGAAAGCTGTCTATGAATCGGATCTCTCCATTCAGATAGATCCAGTCGGCGCGCGACTGAATGCGGAGCGTCTCAAGCTCCTCCGCGGTAAAATCAGGAATGATTTCCCGCATCATTTTTACGGCCTCGTCCGGGGAGACCGCGTACCGCTTGCGCAGTACCGTGATGTTTTCCAGTTCATATTCCAGACGAGATCTCATCGCCCGGGACAGCGAACGGTCGGAAAGGCGGAACTGAATCATTCTGATTTCATTCTCAAAATGCCCGCTCATCCGTTCGGCCAGAATATCTCCGGGGAGTGGAACGGTCAGATATTTAAGTTCATCGTTCTGCATGGAAGAGTCTCCCTTCTGCTGTTTCATAACAGTCTGCTCTGCGAAAGTCTATTCGATGATTACGCCGTCCTCATCGACGATGATGTCTTCCGGGACCGCGGGCGTATCGGGTGCATCTGCGGTCTTCTCCTCTCCGGCGTCAAGAGTGTCCATGACCTTCCGGCGGATCTCCTCCAGAATTTCCGGATTGGCCTCCAGATAGTTCTTTACGTTTTCACGTCCCTGTCCGATGCGGTCGCCGTTATAGCTGAACCAGGAACCCGCCTTTTTCACGATTCCTTCGTTGACAGCACAGTCGAGCACATCGCCGGACAGCGAAATACCCCTGCCGTACATGATGTCGAATTCCGCCTTTTTAAAAGGCGGAGCAACCTTATTCTTTACGATTTTAACGCGGGTGCGATTGCCGAGCATCTGATCGCCCTGCTTGATGGTCTCTATCCGTCTTACGTCCATGCGCATGGAAGAGTAGAATTTCAGCGCGCGTCCTCCGGTTGTAACCTCCGGATTGCCGAACATGACGCCGACCTTCTCACGGAGCTGATTGATGAAGATGACGCAGGTGTTGGTTCTGTTCACAGTTCCCGTCAGCTTGCGGAGGGCCTGCGACATCAGTCTCGCCTGCAGACCGACGTGGGAGTCGCCCATCTCCCCCTGGATCTCCGCCTTCGGAACCAGGGCTGCGACAGAGTCGATGACGATTACATCGATAGCGCCGCTGCTGGCCAGCATATCGCAGATCTCAAGAGCCTGCTCTCCGGTATCCGGCTGTGAAACCAGAAGGTCGTCAATCTGCACCCCGAGATTCTTCGCGTAAACCGGATCCAGCGCGTGCTCTGCATCGATAAACGCGGCTTTACCGCCGGCCTTCTGCGCTTCCGCCACGATGTGAAGCGTCAGCGTGGTTTTGCCGGAGGATTCCGGTCCGTAAATCTCGATGACTCTTCCTCTCGGTACGCCGCCCACTCCCGTCGCCATATCAAGACTCAGAGAACCGGTGGAAATCGTCTCTATATTCATATGCGCGCTTGCGTCTCCCAATTTCATGACCGCGCCCTGCCCGAACTGCTTCTGAATACGGGACAGTGCATCATTCAGCGCCTTCTCCCGCGAATCCTTTTCTGTTGCTTTTGCCATTCCTTACCTCCACAAAGAACATTTGTTCTTATTTTATTCTACATGAAACCTGTCTTTTGTCAAGTCCTTCTTAACCGTCGGTCACTCGTGCTTCTTTCCCGTCCGGATGCCGCAGCACAGCTCTCTGTGCACGGGTTTTTACGCGAAAAATATGATGCGGTTTCCGGCTGAAAGCCGCGCCGGGTGAAATCTGTATCTGAATAATATGTAAATAAATGGTAACCACACTATATCACGATTACCATTTAATGTCAATTTATTCTTCTTTCAGAGTGTTCATGACCAGACGGAGCATAGCGAGAACCGCATCGTGGCGATTCCGGCTCCGGCTCCGGCTGCCTGTCTCCAGTTTCTCAATCCGGATCTTTCCGCAATGGCAGCAGCCGATATAAACTGTCCCCACCGGCTTTCCGGGGAGTGCCCCGTCCGGTCCGGCGATCCCGGTTACGGAAACGCAGATATCGCTCCCCGTCTTCCTGTACAGGCCTTCCGCCATCTCCCGGGCGACCTCCGCACTGTAAACCGTATGAGCCTCCAGCGTTTCCTTCTTGACGCCGAGTTCCTCTATCTTGGCGCGCTCCGTATAGGTGACCAGTCCTCTGTCAAACACGCGTGAGATTCCGGGAACGCCGGTCAGCGCTGCCGCGAACAGCCCGCCGGTACAGGATTCACAGCAGGAGATTGTAATCTGCCTTTCCACGAGCTCTCTTCCGGCCGACCGGATCAGCAGACGTTCTGATGTGCTGAAGAGTCCTTCGCTGAAAAAAACTTCCTCCGCCTCAGTTCTTCTGCCGCTCATGATCTGCTTTCTTCCTTAAACACATTGCTGTTTTTGACGATATATTCGATTCCTGAGTAGACAGTCATGATCAGCGACGCCCAGAGGAATCCGTATGCCAGATAGTAAATAATCTGTTCCGCGCCGCCGGCGTTTCCTTTCAGCGCCAGCATGAGCAGCAGCAGAGGGACTGCGATCATCTGGAGCACTGTCTTGGCTTTGCCGCTCATGGCCGCCGCGATGACGATTCCATCGGACGCCGCAACAGTACGGACGCCGCTGACAACAAATTCGCGGGCGAGGATGACGATCAGCATCCAGGCAGGAATCGTTCCGTCGCCGATCATCAGGCAAAACGCGGAGTACACCAGAATTTTGTCTGCCAGAGGATCCATGATTTTTCCGAAATTGGAAACCAGATTGTATTTCCTGGCGATTTTTCCGTCAAGCATATCCGTGAATGACGCCGCAATAAAGATGATCAGCGCGACAACAAAGTATCCGGTCAGATACGCGGCGATGAAAAACGGTACCGCGACCATACGGCAGACCGTCAGTTTGTTCGGTAAATTCATTCTAAACCTCCCGGCCTTCCAGATCATAATCAAAGGCCTCTAAAATCTCCACATTAACGATGTCTCCCGGACGGTGCTCCCTCAGAGGTGTAAAAATCACCGAATTATCGATATCCGGGGCGTCATAGCGTGTCCGTCCGATACAGGAGCCGTCCGCGTCAGTCTCATCCACCATCACCTCCAGAACCTGTCCGAGCCTGCTCCGGTTGTTTTCCAGCGAAATTTCCATCTGGCGCATCATGATGCTGTCAAGCCGCTGCTGTTTGATTTCCTCCGGAACCTGATCAGGCATTTCCGCTGCAGCGGTCCCATCCTCTCTGGAATAAGGGAAGACGCCGAGCCTGGCGAACCGTTCATCCTCTGCAAAACGGTACAGAATGTCAAAATCTTCATCGGTCTCTCCCGGAAATCCGACGATCAGTGTCGTGCGGATATGAATATCCGGAATCGCATTACGCAGCCGATCTATAGTTCCGCGCAGCGAAGCCTCCGTCGAGTGCCGGTTCATGCGGCTGAGGATCCGGTCACTGGCATGCTGGATCGGAATGTCGATATAGTTGCAGATTTTGTCTTCCTCCGCAATGGCCTGAATCAGTTCATCTGTGATCCTGTCCTCATAGCAGTACATCAGACGGATCCATTGAATCCCGTCGATGCGGCACAGACTGCGGAGAAGCTCTGCGAGAGCAGGTTTTCCCCGGAAATCCGTTCCGTAATAAGTCAGATCCTGAGCGATCAGAATCAGCTCCCGGCATCCTGCCTCCGCGAGCCGCCGGGCTTCTTCCATCACCGCTTCCGGCTTCCTGCTTCTGTAGGGACCGCGAATCCTGGGAATCACACAGTAGGCGCATGCATTGTCGCAGCCCTCTGCAATTTTCAGGTAGGCGGTATACGGATTTTCCGGCAGACGCCGGTGCTCCTGTTCGATGGCGGTCAGGTCGCAGGGATTGCTGACGACAAAACGCTCTGCCCCCGGTTTTGTCAACTGATCCAGAAGCTGCGGGAGACGATCGTAGTCGTTAACGCCCAAAAATCCGTCCACCTCAGGAAGCTCGTCAAAAAGCTCCTGCGGATACCGCTGTACAAGGCAGCCTGAAACGATCAGTCTCCTGTCCTTCCCCTTCTGCTCCGCCATACGGAAAATCTCACTGATGGATTCCTTTTTCGCATCGTCGATAAATCCGCAGGTGTTCACGATAAATACGTCCGCATCCTCCGGTGTGTCCGCGATTTCATAACCTTTTTCTTCCAGGATCCCCATAGCCATCTCAGAATCATTGAAATTCTTGGGACATCCCAGGGTGTCAAAATATACTTTCATGGATTTATTCCCTGTGTCTTCTCCTTTAACTCCGCCAGCTCCTCCTCACTCATCAGAACCTGGCGCGGCCTGCTGCCGTCCTGCGGTCCGACGATTCCTCTGGCCTCCATTTCGTCGACGATCCGTGCGGCGCGGTTATATCCGATCCGGTACCGCCGCTGCAGCATGGACACCGAGGCCTGGCCCTGCATGACCACACATTCAATGGCGTCCGGCAGCAGTTCGTCAGCGTCGTCGTTTTTATCAGGGAGCGTGGTGTTCCCGTTTTCGATGGTATCCATAACCTCGTCGGAATAATCCGCTTCTCCCGACTGTGCTTTAACAAAATCAATCACCCTCTGTACCTCTTCGTCAGAGACAAAGGTTCCCTGGATGCGCACGGCGCTGCCCACGCCCAGCGGATTAAACAGCATGTCGCCCTTTCCGACAAGATGCTCCGCTCCGCCGCGGTCCAGAATCGTTCTGGAATCCGCCTGCGAGGAAACCGCAAAGGCGATTCTGGAGGGAATGTTCGCCTTAATCACTCCGGTGATGATATCCACGGAAGGCCGCTGCGTCGCGACAATCAGGTGCATGCCCGCGGCTCTGGCCATCTGCGCCAGCCTGCAGATCGATTCCTCAACCTGGCTGGGCGCTGCCATCATCAGATCCGCCAGCTCGTCGATGATGATCACCACCTGAGGCATCACCATGTCCGCATTTCCGTCAGCCTTCATTTTCCGGTTATAGGAACCGAGATCCCGTACATTTGACTCCGCAAACATCTTATAGCGGTTGGTCATCTCCACCACAGCCCAGCTCAGCGCCGCCGCCGCCTTCGACGGATCAGTGACAACCGGAATAAGAAGATGTGGTATACCGTTGTAATTTCCGAGCTCCACCACCTTCGGATCAATCAGGACCATTTTCACCTCGTCAGGATTGGCCTTATACAGAATACTGGTAATGATGCTGTTGATGCAGACGCTCTTTCCGGAGCCGGTAGAGCCGGCAATCAGCAAATGCGGCATACTTTTCAGATCTGCCACGATGGGCTTTCCGGCGATATCCTTGCCTACGGCGAATTCAATCCGTGACTTCGCGTTCCGGAATTCTCTGGAATCGATGATTTCACGGAGCCGCACCATATTAATCTTATCGTTTTCCACTTCAATTCCGACGACCGCCTTTCCCGGAATCGGGGCTTCGATGCGAATGCTCTTCGCCCGGAGATTCAGCGCGATATCATCGGCAAGATTGACGATTTTGCTAACCTTGACGCCGACGTTCGGCTGGATTTCATACCGGGTGATCGCAGGGCCCTGAGTGACCTGCACCACTCTGGCGTCGACATTGAAATTCTGCATCGTCTCCTCCAGAAGGCGGGCCTTGTTCTTCAGATCGTCGTTCAGTCCCCGGCGGTCCGGCGTCTGAGGCTTGTCCAGCAGATCAATCGGCGGCTTACGGTATTTTTTTGTGAGAGATTTATCCACGGATTTCGTCAGTGCCGCCGCGCCGTCCCGCAGTCCGAGGCCCTCGCCGATTTCCGCGGCTCCCCGGGCGATTTCACTGGCAGAGGCCTTTCTGCCCTCGTAATTTTCAGTGTTCAGTCCGGACTCCTGCGAATCATGAATTTCTCCGTCCAGACCATATCCGTCTCTGGGCGTATGGACTTCTTCAAGCCCTCGTTCAATTTCCGCTGAATCCGCGGCGTCACGGGCGTCGGAATCCCGCCCGAAGGGATCGCCCTTTTTGATGAAATCGACCACATTGCTTCCGGCGTGCCGCCGGCCCGCAAAAGGCTTTGTTCTCCCTCCTGCCGCATCCTCATAGGGCGTGACGATGCGAATATCACCCGCGGGATCCGCCGCACCGCTTCCGGCTCCCGACGCGTTCCTGACATTCTGTCCTGCTCCTGCCCGACCCGTCTGTGCGGAGGACTGCGGCTCAGCTTCGGACAGATGTGACTGCTCCCGCATAAGCTGACGCTCCTCACGTCTGTCTCTGGCCGATTCCAGCGCATCGGAGAGCGGCGTATTGATCAGGAACAGGAAACTGATCAGCGCGACAACAAAGGAAAAAATATAGAGCCCCGCCTTGCCGATCCACCGGACCAGAAGTGTGCCCGCGGTCATGCCGAAGACTCCGCCCCCGCTCAGGCTGACGCCGTCGTTAAAGAACCGGCGAAGGGTAATCGCGGCATGCTCCGCATCGATGAATCTTCCGGAATTCAGGAGGCAGAACATCAGAAGCATCACAATACAGGCCAGAAGCGATTTCCCTGAGAAATGGCTGGCCTTATGAAGGACCAGGAGGAAGCCGATTAAAATCAGATACCAGGGCAGGATCAGGCCGATTAAACCGAAAATTCCCTTCAGTCCGTCGCCCAGAGCGTTTCCGAACTGTCCGGCGGCCTGAAACTGCACGGCAATGAAAATAAAAGCGCCGACGGCGATATAGACGATGCCCCATATGATGTCATCGATCAGCCGGCTGCGTCTGCGCTCCTCCTGCATTCCCCGGATGTCGTTTCTCGCGGCGGCCTCCTCAGGCGTGTCTTCCCGCTTTTTCCGACGGCCTCCCGTGCTCCGGGAGCTGTCAGAACGCTTTGACCCGCCGGATGAGGATGCGCCGCGCTTTCCTTCCGGGCTGCTCTTTGTTTTTTTTCTGCTTTTGTTCTTTACGTTCGCCAATCCGTACCCTTCCTTTGTTGTTTCCGTCTACGCCGTTACTGCGTTATACACGATCGTGAATACTCCCAGAGCCCAGACATAGTAGGCAAACCACTTCAGCTTCTGGTCGACAACCACCCGGATCATCGCCTTGATGGCCAGAATGCCGCATACCGCGGAGACGACGACGCCTGCGATCAGCGGTCCCATCTCCAGACCTGCCGAGGACGCCTTCATCGCCGCCGGAATCTCCAGAACCGCCGCTCCCAGAATCGACGGAATCGAAATCAGGAACGCAAACCGGACCGCAAAATCCCGTTTCAGCCCGGTGATCAGGCCGCCTACCATAGTAGAGCCGGAACGGGAAATTCCCGGGCAGATCGCAATTCCCTGCAGTACGCCGATGAAAAAACCGTTGCGGAAATTCATTCTGTCGATATCCTTGACGCTTTTTCCGAGCTTCTCCGAGAAATAGAGCATGCAGCCGGTGATCAGCCAGCCGATGCCTATCGCCCAGAGCTTACTGTTCAGCGATTCAAAGAAATCGTTGAACAGCAGTCCCATTACCGTCGTCGGGACGGTCGCCCAGAGAATCATCAGTCCCAGCTTCCGCGTGGGACGTTCGCTGAGCCGGAGCCCTTTTCCCGTGACCAGATCCGCGATCATCAGAAACAGCTCTTTAATCAGAGCCCAGATATCCTTCCAGTACATCACAAAGACGGACACCAGCGTGCCGATATGGAGCATGACCGTGAACATCAGAACACGGTCGCTCTCCACGCCGAAGAAATGCTGCAGCAGAGCCAGATGTCCGCTGCTGCTGATCGGCAGAAATTCCGCAAGCCCCTGTACAACTCCCAATATGATTGCCTCAAAATAAGTCAATGTTTCCCCCTTAATCTATTTGTGTGAAATATAATTTTTTTCAACCAGAGCCTCCGCTGAAAGCACAGCTCCTCCTGCGGCGCCTCTCACCGTGTTGTGCGCCAGTCCGATAAACTTATAGTCGAACAGACTGTCCTCCCGGAGCCGTCCCATGGTGACGCCGAAGCCCCGCTCGTAGTCCACATCCAGTCTGACCTGCGGGCGGTCCTCCTCTTCCATATATTTGATAAACTGTTTCGGCGCGCTGGGCAGGTCGGCCTCCTGCGGGAATCCCCGGAAGCGGATCAGACGGTCGATCAGCTCCTCCCTGGAGGGTTTCTGTGCGAAGCGGATTGAAACGGCTGCGGTATGCCCGTCCGGCACCGGCACACGGACGCACTGCGCTGAGATCACCGGCGCTTCCGCGTTTACGATTTCACCGTGCTCAATGTGACCGAGGATCTTCAGCGGTTCCTTCTCGCTCTTCTCCTCCTCGCCGCCGATATACGGAATGATGTTCTCCACCATTTCCGGCCAGTCCGCAAAGGTCTTCCCGGCGCCGGAAATCGCCTGATACGTGCAGACGCTGACCTCAGTCGGTCCGAACTCTCTCCACGCGGCCAGAGCCGGCATGTATCCCTGAATGGAACAGTTCGGCTTGACTGCGATAAATCCGCGGTTTGTTCCGAGCCGTCTCCGCTGGAAGTCGATGACATCGTAATGATCGTCGTTGATTTCCGGAATGACCATCGGCACGTCCGGGGTCCAGCGATGCGCGCTGTTGTTGGATACCACCGGCGTCTCTGTTCTCGCGTAGGCTTCCTCAACGGCGCGGATCTCCTCCTTCGACATATCCACGGCGCTGAAGACAAAGTCAACGGTACTGGCAACATTGTCAATGTCAGAGACATCCATCACGACGATATCCTTCGCCGCCTCCGGAACCGGCGTCTGCATCTTCCATCTTCCGGCCACCGCATCCTCGTAGCGGCTGCCCGCGCTTCTCGCGCTCGCGGCGATGGTAACCACCTCAAACCAGGGGTGATTCTCCAGCAGGGAGACAAAGCGCTGTCCCACCATTCCTGTTCCCCCCAGAATTCCAACCTTCAGTTTTTTATTCAGATTTCTCATCTATTTCTGACCTCCATTGTGAATTCTATTCATTATAGCATTCCTTCCGGGCATTTTCAACCGGACATCGCATTCAACCGGTCATCGCACAACAGGCCGCCGCGGCGCAGAACCGCGGGACTTCCGGACACAATAAAAAGCAGACACCGAAATGTCTGCTTTACATTCGTGCTAAAAGGATCAGCCCTCTGCCATTACTTCGTCTTCTCTAAGAATGCTCTTACCATCGTAGTAGTTGCAGTTGGGGCAAACTCTATGCGGAAGCTTTGGCTGATGACACTGGGGACAAATCGAAAGCCCAGGAGCAGTCATCTTCATGTTTGCAGATTTTCTCTTATCACGTCTGGCTTTAGATGTTTTCCTCTTTGGAACTGCCATTGTCTACACCTCCTCGTACAAAAATTTATATCAAAGATATTTTTTTCGTCAACTTCTAAAGTATATATCCTTTAACAGAATCTGTCAACTGTTTTTATGCGAAGTGTCGCGGCTTTTTTTGACAAGCTCGCTGGTTTCTCTGGCGATGACCAGTTCCTCGTTCGCGGGAATCACCATGACCTTGACCGGCGAATCGTCTGTCGACAGCATCGCCTGGATTCCGCGTGCCTGGTTTTTGTGCTTGTCCAGCTTGATTCCCAGATTGCCCATGTTGCTGCAGATGAGGTTCCGCATGTAGGCGTCGTTTTCACCGATGCCTCCGGTGAATACGAGCGCATCGACGCCGTTCATCTCGGCAATGTAGGCTCCGATGTAGAACCGGACCTTGCGCGCGAAGATCTTCAGCGCCAGCTCCGCTCTCTTGTTGCCGTCGTTCATCGCCTTCTCCAGATCGCGGAAATCGCTGGAGATTCCGGAAATGCCCAGCACTCCGGATTTTTTGTTCAGGACCTCGATAACTTCCTCGTGGCCGATTTCCATCTTTTCCGCCAGCATGGATACGATGGTGGGGTCCAGATCTCCGCAGCGCGTTCCCATAACGAGTCCCTCCAGCGGCGTCAGACCCATGGAGGTGTCGATGCTGCGGCCGTGCTTGATCGCAGATACCGATGCGCCGTTTCCGAGGTGGCAGGTGATCAGTTTCAGATCATTCACGTCGATGTTCAGCATTTCTGCGGCTTCCTTGGCCATATATTTATGAGAGGTTCCGTGGAATCCGTATTTACGGATTCCGTAATCCTCATATGCTTCATACGGAATCGCGTAGAGATACGCTTCCGGCCGCATGGTCTGATGGAACGCGGTGTCGAATACCGCCACCATCGGTACGCCGGGGATCAGCTCGCGGCAGGCTTTGATGCCGTCGAGGTTCGGGGGATTATGAAGCGGCGCCAGATCGATACATTCCTTCAATGCATCCACGACGGAATCATTGATAATGACGGAATTCGCATATTTCTCTCCGGCATGGACGACACGATGCCCCACAGCGTTGATCTCGTCCAGAGATTTCAGTGCACCG
Protein-coding sequences here:
- a CDS encoding acetate/propionate family kinase, whose product is MLVLVINCGSSSLKYQLLDMKKEKLIAKGLVERIGIEGSVITHELAETDDKYVLETPMTNHKEAIQHVMDALLSPDHGALKSLDEINAVGHRVVHAGEKYANSVIINDSVVDALKECIDLAPLHNPPNLDGIKACRELIPGVPMVAVFDTAFHQTMRPEAYLYAIPYEAYEDYGIRKYGFHGTSHKYMAKEAAEMLNIDVNDLKLITCHLGNGASVSAIKHGRSIDTSMGLTPLEGLVMGTRCGDLDPTIVSMLAEKMEIGHEEVIEVLNKKSGVLGISGISSDFRDLEKAMNDGNKRAELALKIFARKVRFYIGAYIAEMNGVDALVFTGGIGENDAYMRNLICSNMGNLGIKLDKHKNQARGIQAMLSTDDSPVKVMVIPANEELVIARETSELVKKSRDTSHKNS
- the rimO gene encoding 30S ribosomal protein S12 methylthiotransferase RimO; amino-acid sequence: MKVYFDTLGCPKNFNDSEMAMGILEEKGYEIADTPEDADVFIVNTCGFIDDAKKESISEIFRMAEQKGKDRRLIVSGCLVQRYPQELFDELPEVDGFLGVNDYDRLPQLLDQLTKPGAERFVVSNPCDLTAIEQEHRRLPENPYTAYLKIAEGCDNACAYCVIPRIRGPYRSRKPEAVMEEARRLAEAGCRELILIAQDLTYYGTDFRGKPALAELLRSLCRIDGIQWIRLMYCYEDRITDELIQAIAEEDKICNYIDIPIQHASDRILSRMNRHSTEASLRGTIDRLRNAIPDIHIRTTLIVGFPGETDEDFDILYRFAEDERFARLGVFPYSREDGTAAAEMPDQVPEEIKQQRLDSIMMRQMEISLENNRSRLGQVLEVMVDETDADGSCIGRTRYDAPDIDNSVIFTPLREHRPGDIVNVEILEAFDYDLEGREV
- a CDS encoding CinA family protein, whose protein sequence is MSGRRTEAEEVFFSEGLFSTSERLLIRSAGRELVERQITISCCESCTGGLFAAALTGVPGISRVFDRGLVTYTERAKIEELGVKKETLEAHTVYSAEVAREMAEGLYRKTGSDICVSVTGIAGPDGALPGKPVGTVYIGCCHCGKIRIEKLETGSRSRSRNRHDAVLAMLRLVMNTLKEE
- the recA gene encoding recombinase RecA produces the protein MAKATEKDSREKALNDALSRIQKQFGQGAVMKLGDASAHMNIETISTGSLSLDMATGVGGVPRGRVIEIYGPESSGKTTLTLHIVAEAQKAGGKAAFIDAEHALDPVYAKNLGVQIDDLLVSQPDTGEQALEICDMLASSGAIDVIVIDSVAALVPKAEIQGEMGDSHVGLQARLMSQALRKLTGTVNRTNTCVIFINQLREKVGVMFGNPEVTTGGRALKFYSSMRMDVRRIETIKQGDQMLGNRTRVKIVKNKVAPPFKKAEFDIMYGRGISLSGDVLDCAVNEGIVKKAGSWFSYNGDRIGQGRENVKNYLEANPEILEEIRRKVMDTLDAGEEKTADAPDTPAVPEDIIVDEDGVIIE
- a CDS encoding transglutaminase-like domain-containing protein, yielding MKQQKGDSSMQNDELKYLTVPLPGDILAERMSGHFENEIRMIQFRLSDRSLSRAMRSRLEYELENITVLRKRYAVSPDEAVKMMREIIPDFTAEELETLRIQSRADWIYLNGEIRFIDSFRGTLLETYPEYRRRARRPEENSRLKDECVEKSGTANCLAAHIHIIHSIRIDGEDVREGEPLLVHMPFPHETTEISDVRLIRSSQKPARLPEEDELQPTVCFRDTAAQGMTFEIEYSLTTTYPVTDMETLGRITDGIALVPPTGTADDYRLSVPGQGIIEYPENVKPYLAEKLPHIIFSPYLKALSDEICGDEYSPLSRARLIYDFVTTRMEYRFMRDYFAVESIAESAAASLRGDCGVQAILFIALCRISGIPARWQSGLIASPEHVGEHDWAMFWIPEAGWLYTDPSYGNSACSEGNTAQWNFYFGNLDPYRIPINNDMQAELIPEKKFSRIDPIDNQCGEAECESAGIRLNGLHRTYTGVDIRLQD
- a CDS encoding undecaprenyl-diphosphate phosphatase; the protein is MGVVQGLAEFLPISSSGHLALLQHFFGVESDRVLMFTVMLHIGTLVSVFVMYWKDIWALIKELFLMIADLVTGKGLRLSERPTRKLGLMILWATVPTTVMGLLFNDFFESLNSKLWAIGIGWLITGCMLYFSEKLGKSVKDIDRMNFRNGFFIGVLQGIAICPGISRSGSTMVGGLITGLKRDFAVRFAFLISIPSILGAAVLEIPAAMKASSAGLEMGPLIAGVVVSAVCGILAIKAMIRVVVDQKLKWFAYYVWALGVFTIVYNAVTA
- the pgsA gene encoding CDP-diacylglycerol--glycerol-3-phosphate 3-phosphatidyltransferase; the encoded protein is MNLPNKLTVCRMVAVPFFIAAYLTGYFVVALIIFIAASFTDMLDGKIARKYNLVSNFGKIMDPLADKILVYSAFCLMIGDGTIPAWMLIVILAREFVVSGVRTVAASDGIVIAAAMSGKAKTVLQMIAVPLLLLMLALKGNAGGAEQIIYYLAYGFLWASLIMTVYSGIEYIVKNSNVFKEESRS
- the rpmF gene encoding 50S ribosomal protein L32, which gives rise to MAVPKRKTSKARRDKRKSANMKMTAPGLSICPQCHQPKLPHRVCPNCNYYDGKSILREDEVMAEG
- a CDS encoding FtsK/SpoIIIE family DNA translocase, with translation MANVKNKSRKKTKSSPEGKRGASSSGGSKRSDSSRSTGGRRKKREDTPEEAAARNDIRGMQEERRRSRLIDDIIWGIVYIAVGAFIFIAVQFQAAGQFGNALGDGLKGIFGLIGLILPWYLILIGFLLVLHKASHFSGKSLLACIVMLLMFCLLNSGRFIDAEHAAITLRRFFNDGVSLSGGGVFGMTAGTLLVRWIGKAGLYIFSFVVALISFLFLINTPLSDALESARDRREERQLMREQSHLSEAEPQSSAQTGRAGAGQNVRNASGAGSGAADPAGDIRIVTPYEDAAGGRTKPFAGRRHAGSNVVDFIKKGDPFGRDSDARDAADSAEIERGLEEVHTPRDGYGLDGEIHDSQESGLNTENYEGRKASASEIARGAAEIGEGLGLRDGAAALTKSVDKSLTKKYRKPPIDLLDKPQTPDRRGLNDDLKNKARLLEETMQNFNVDARVVQVTQGPAITRYEIQPNVGVKVSKIVNLADDIALNLRAKSIRIEAPIPGKAVVGIEVENDKINMVRLREIIDSREFRNAKSRIEFAVGKDIAGKPIVADLKSMPHLLIAGSTGSGKSVCINSIITSILYKANPDEVKMVLIDPKVVELGNYNGIPHLLIPVVTDPSKAAAALSWAVVEMTNRYKMFAESNVRDLGSYNRKMKADGNADMVMPQVVIIIDELADLMMAAPSQVEESICRLAQMARAAGMHLIVATQRPSVDIITGVIKANIPSRIAFAVSSQADSRTILDRGGAEHLVGKGDMLFNPLGVGSAVRIQGTFVSDEEVQRVIDFVKAQSGEADYSDEVMDTIENGNTTLPDKNDDADELLPDAIECVVMQGQASVSMLQRRYRIGYNRAARIVDEMEARGIVGPQDGSRPRQVLMSEEELAELKEKTQGINP